Genomic segment of bacterium:
GCACCTGGTCGCACATGGTTGACCAGCCAGTAAACCAATACGCCCGTGACGGACACGTAGATCCAGACCCCCATTGTAACTCGCGCGATCCGACGATGGGCCGTAAAGCGCCGCCTGAGAGCCCTGTAGACGCTCATGGGAACCAGAGGCAGTAGCGCGCTGGCCGCCAGTGTGTGGCTGCCGAGAAGCAAAAGGAAAGCCGTCCGGACCCAG
This window contains:
- a CDS encoding DUF420 domain-containing protein, with the protein product MLGALVAGLNLTCLVLLLAGWQAIRSGLRDRHRRLMLSNLGVAALFLVLYVSQVLLVGHKRFPGDDWVRTAFLLLLGSHTLAASALLPLVPMSVYRALRRRFTAHRRIARVTMGVWIYVSVTGVLVYWLVNHVRPGA